The Mucilaginibacter terrenus genome has a segment encoding these proteins:
- a CDS encoding tetratricopeptide repeat protein, translated as MIKVYLLGIFLFLGSAARANGSAELNNNDTTEVVKLNKLAYANRLTSPQQTVSYASRALGIAKDIKYTRGIGESFRIRGIGNYYLNQSRQAIDDYLNALDFFKQANDIRSEAKVYNNIGNLYLDNNYGMALDYLNKSLGVARQLKDEQLIASTYLNIGNVYYRKKSFNQALNFYNKSNELFIKTKDTVNIVQAEQNRGVIYFALNQLDTAENLLLSANKAAKQMDLNKLVASTNLTLASLYIAKGKFNDAERIMQEGLAYSKQVEDEKLASDYNWTIYQLELKRKNYERALKYLQMIFKQDSTIHISNESTQINIIQEQFKVQAEQRDKDLIIQRQQNDRIKFWAVTIVAGLLLVVIALLVSNVKRKAATNAKLTDLNGEVSRQKDNLDRINHHLEEIIDERTKDLQLKNKKLSDYSSYLSHQIRGPIATLRGLMNLEKEGLVDQEECIRMMDKCVSDIDQKIIEMSDMLNDTSNPMA; from the coding sequence ATGATCAAAGTTTATTTACTGGGTATATTCTTGTTTTTAGGTTCGGCTGCTCGTGCTAATGGTAGCGCCGAATTAAACAACAACGATACCACCGAAGTAGTTAAGCTAAATAAGCTGGCTTATGCCAACCGGTTAACCAGCCCACAGCAAACGGTGTCTTACGCCTCCCGTGCTTTGGGGATAGCAAAAGATATTAAGTATACCCGCGGCATAGGCGAGTCTTTCCGGATAAGGGGTATTGGTAACTACTATCTTAACCAATCAAGGCAGGCTATTGACGACTACCTTAACGCTCTTGATTTTTTTAAGCAAGCCAATGATATCCGCAGCGAGGCCAAGGTGTATAACAACATAGGTAACTTATACCTGGATAATAATTACGGCATGGCGCTCGATTATCTTAATAAATCACTTGGGGTAGCACGGCAGCTAAAAGATGAGCAATTAATAGCTTCAACATACCTTAACATAGGCAACGTTTACTATCGTAAAAAAAGCTTTAACCAGGCGCTTAACTTTTATAACAAGAGTAACGAACTTTTTATTAAAACAAAGGATACCGTAAACATTGTACAGGCCGAACAGAACAGGGGGGTAATTTACTTCGCGCTTAACCAGCTTGATACGGCCGAGAACCTGTTACTCTCGGCCAACAAGGCAGCCAAACAGATGGACCTTAACAAGCTTGTGGCCAGCACAAACCTTACACTTGCATCATTATACATTGCCAAAGGGAAATTTAATGATGCCGAAAGGATAATGCAGGAAGGGCTTGCCTATTCTAAGCAGGTTGAGGACGAAAAGCTGGCATCTGATTATAACTGGACGATTTACCAGCTGGAACTAAAGCGGAAGAACTACGAGCGAGCGCTTAAATACCTGCAAATGATTTTTAAGCAGGACAGTACTATTCATATCTCCAACGAGTCGACCCAGATAAACATCATACAAGAACAATTTAAGGTACAGGCAGAGCAGCGGGATAAAGACTTGATTATACAGCGGCAGCAAAACGACCGTATAAAGTTTTGGGCGGTAACCATAGTAGCCGGCCTGCTGCTGGTAGTAATTGCTTTGCTGGTGAGCAACGTAAAGCGCAAAGCAGCTACCAACGCTAAGCTTACAGACCTGAACGGGGAAGTATCTCGGCAAAAAGATAACCTGGACAGGATAAACCACCACCTGGAAGAGATTATAGATGAGCGCACCAAAGATCTCCAGCTGAAAAATAAAAAGCTGTCCGACTACTCCAGCTACCTATCTCACCAGATAAGGGGGCCAATAGCAACATTGCGCGGACTAATGAATCTGGAAAAAGAAGGACTGGTTGATCAGGAAGAATGTATACGGATGATGGACAAATGCGTATCAGACATTGATCAGAAAATTATTGAAATGAGCGACATGCTTAATGATACCAGCAACCCCATGGCATAA
- a CDS encoding GNAT family N-acetyltransferase has protein sequence MLVTNFTPFPTLKTNRLLLRDIELADAEHVLSVRSDPQMMQYIGRPLMTGRDEANAWVEVIKSNQAANESINWMITEHADNEAIGNICLWRIEKHNYRAEIGYMLAASHQGKGLMQEAIAAVIAYGFNDMGLHSIEANVDPDNQASIKLLERNGFVREAYYRENHYFDGKFLDSAVYSLVVTNYTSPY, from the coding sequence ATGCTTGTAACTAATTTCACACCCTTCCCAACACTAAAAACCAACCGCCTGTTGCTTCGTGACATTGAGCTTGCGGATGCTGAGCATGTGCTCAGCGTACGGTCCGACCCACAGATGATGCAGTACATTGGCAGGCCTTTGATGACCGGCCGCGATGAGGCAAATGCCTGGGTGGAGGTAATAAAAAGCAACCAGGCGGCAAATGAAAGTATTAACTGGATGATAACAGAGCATGCTGATAATGAAGCGATTGGAAATATTTGCCTTTGGCGCATAGAAAAACACAACTACCGTGCAGAAATTGGTTATATGCTGGCTGCAAGCCACCAGGGCAAAGGACTTATGCAGGAAGCTATTGCAGCTGTTATAGCCTACGGCTTTAATGATATGGGCTTACACTCCATTGAAGCTAACGTTGACCCGGACAACCAAGCCTCTATAAAACTGCTGGAGCGCAACGGTTTTGTACGGGAAGCCTACTATAGAGAGAACCATTACTTTGATGGTAAATTCCTCGATTCTGCAGTCTACTCGCTGGTCGTAACAAATTATACGAGCCCGTATTAA
- a CDS encoding CYTH domain-containing protein produces the protein MGIEIERKFLVDHAKWQAISKPEGRLFKQGYILSDDHRVVRIRVTDTVAYLTLKGSTTGITRSEYEYEIPIADGNEILNDLTVSKIEKTRYEIEVGGNTWEVDVFTGDNAGLIVAEIELNSEDQQFEKPDWVLQEVSTDNRYHNSNLAVTPYKNWGGVSI, from the coding sequence ATGGGTATCGAAATAGAAAGAAAGTTTTTGGTTGACCATGCAAAATGGCAGGCAATTAGCAAACCCGAAGGCAGGTTGTTTAAGCAGGGCTATATATTAAGTGATGACCACCGGGTCGTGCGCATCCGTGTGACGGATACAGTTGCTTACCTTACCCTTAAAGGCAGCACCACGGGTATTACCCGCAGCGAATACGAGTATGAAATACCAATTGCTGATGGTAATGAGATACTTAATGACCTCACCGTATCTAAGATAGAGAAGACCCGTTACGAAATAGAGGTTGGCGGCAACACGTGGGAGGTAGATGTGTTTACCGGCGATAACGCGGGACTGATTGTGGCGGAAATAGAACTAAACAGCGAAGACCAGCAGTTTGAAAAGCCCGACTGGGTGCTGCAGGAAGTAAGTACTGATAACCGATACCATAACTCTAACCTGGCGGTTACACCTTACAAAAACTGGGGCGGAGTGAGCATCTGA
- a CDS encoding carboxypeptidase regulatory-like domain-containing protein: protein MNLKRYALFLLLTAFCLPALAQRDTVSLNTIVTKTSKQIATYPFEKVYLHLDKPYYAAGDTIWFKAYVTMDNHLPTQISNVVYVDIANGQDSISRLLKLPIVNGVASGSLPLLPADFRQGNYHLRAYTAYMRNYEPEYFFNKNVVIGNAVQNEVATNASFKSTVNGGATKVNAAITYKEQSNTLLSNKKVTWTVVSNGEEISKGKGTTDANGILTAEFTGSAGPIKNGTLVTVIDMGNRKAVTSSFPLKNFVGGNDIQFFPEGGELITGVRSKVAFKAINNNGTGTDVKGDVTDNTGTVVATITSAHLGMGFFAFTPEEGKTYKANVTYTDGNKGSYDMPRIRTSGINLSAYNNDPENLTIKISANSTYFQANQGKVYYIIAQSGGAVFFAAQTSLTSAIYSAAIPKSKFPTGLVQLTLLTDHGVALSERVVFMQHNDALNLSLTSAAKSYTTRQKVRLAVSAKNKTLPVAGNFSISVIDETKVPFDESSETTILTSLLLTSDLKGYIEKPNYYFGKDAAAADNLDILMLTQGYRRISYRNIIAGKAPNITILPEQNGLEVSGVLRNSTGMTISKGYVKLQVPSKNFFAESVTDMVGNFRFSKLNFADSSKVIITGRASNTPSRNLVVTANDETYQYPSKNNMTGDEVVNIDSTFKDYLQNSKRRYDNLHILKEVVIKSTVIKPASHSNFPALTGLPALADQTVDGSRLKGCNNLMTCLPSMLLGVTVDNNIIYLARNYNSDKKPMQVFLNGMPVDFTSLSTVSVAEVDNIEVFKNTGVSGIDAQYGTAGLVEITLKKKEKGTKVSFAQLQELIPPPNILTIMPLGYAINREFYSPKYDVIKTGNLGGDLRTTIYWNPKVVTDKTTGATFVEFYNADGRGTYKATIEGMDADGNLGRYVYRYTVK, encoded by the coding sequence ATGAATTTAAAAAGATACGCATTATTTCTTCTGCTGACCGCGTTTTGCCTGCCTGCTTTAGCACAGCGCGATACAGTAAGTTTAAATACGATAGTTACCAAAACTTCAAAACAGATAGCCACCTACCCTTTCGAGAAAGTTTATCTTCATCTGGATAAGCCCTACTATGCCGCAGGAGATACTATTTGGTTTAAGGCATATGTAACTATGGATAATCACCTGCCAACACAAATAAGCAATGTAGTGTACGTAGATATTGCAAACGGCCAGGATTCTATCAGCAGGTTACTTAAACTCCCGATAGTTAATGGTGTAGCAAGCGGCAGCCTGCCACTGCTACCTGCCGATTTCCGACAGGGAAATTATCATTTAAGAGCCTACACAGCTTACATGCGCAACTATGAACCCGAGTACTTTTTTAATAAGAATGTAGTAATAGGCAATGCCGTGCAAAACGAGGTAGCTACAAACGCTTCATTTAAATCTACAGTAAACGGCGGCGCAACCAAGGTTAACGCAGCTATAACCTATAAAGAGCAGAGCAACACATTACTGTCCAATAAAAAAGTAACCTGGACGGTAGTATCAAACGGCGAAGAGATAAGCAAAGGCAAAGGCACCACTGATGCAAATGGGATACTAACAGCTGAATTTACCGGCAGCGCCGGACCCATAAAAAACGGAACGCTGGTTACGGTGATAGATATGGGCAACCGCAAAGCGGTGACCAGCAGTTTCCCACTTAAGAACTTTGTTGGTGGTAACGATATTCAGTTCTTTCCGGAAGGCGGCGAACTTATTACCGGTGTACGTTCTAAGGTGGCATTTAAAGCGATTAACAACAATGGCACAGGTACTGATGTGAAAGGCGACGTTACAGACAACACCGGAACTGTGGTAGCTACAATCACCTCAGCGCATTTGGGAATGGGTTTCTTCGCCTTTACACCCGAAGAGGGTAAAACTTATAAGGCCAACGTCACCTACACCGACGGTAATAAAGGCAGCTACGACATGCCCCGCATCCGTACTTCAGGAATAAACCTGTCAGCTTATAACAACGATCCTGAGAACCTTACAATAAAAATTTCGGCAAACAGCACCTATTTTCAAGCCAACCAAGGCAAGGTCTACTATATAATTGCACAAAGCGGGGGCGCTGTTTTCTTCGCAGCACAAACGTCGTTAACAAGCGCCATTTACAGCGCAGCAATCCCTAAAAGCAAATTCCCGACCGGATTAGTACAACTTACTCTATTAACTGATCATGGTGTAGCGCTTTCAGAACGTGTTGTTTTCATGCAGCATAATGATGCACTTAATTTATCGCTAACTTCAGCCGCAAAAAGCTATACCACGCGTCAAAAGGTCAGGTTGGCAGTATCCGCTAAAAACAAAACCTTACCGGTAGCCGGCAACTTTTCAATATCGGTAATAGACGAAACCAAGGTACCGTTTGATGAGAGCTCTGAAACTACAATCTTAACAAGCCTGCTGCTTACATCAGACCTTAAAGGCTATATAGAAAAGCCTAACTACTATTTTGGCAAAGATGCAGCTGCAGCAGATAACCTGGACATATTAATGCTTACTCAAGGTTACAGGCGCATTTCTTACCGAAATATAATTGCAGGAAAGGCACCTAACATCACTATACTTCCAGAACAAAACGGGCTTGAGGTAAGCGGAGTTTTACGTAATAGTACCGGCATGACCATCTCCAAAGGGTATGTAAAACTACAGGTACCTTCTAAGAACTTTTTTGCAGAGTCGGTGACCGATATGGTCGGCAATTTCCGCTTCTCCAAATTAAACTTCGCCGATTCCTCTAAAGTTATTATTACTGGCCGTGCATCCAACACACCAAGCAGGAACCTGGTTGTAACTGCGAATGATGAAACTTACCAGTACCCATCAAAAAATAACATGACAGGAGATGAGGTGGTAAATATCGACAGTACATTTAAAGACTATCTGCAAAACAGTAAACGCAGGTACGATAACCTGCACATTTTGAAAGAAGTAGTGATTAAATCTACTGTTATAAAGCCTGCGAGTCACTCAAATTTTCCCGCTTTAACCGGCTTACCAGCACTCGCCGACCAAACTGTTGATGGTAGCAGACTTAAAGGATGTAATAACTTGATGACCTGCTTACCATCCATGCTGCTTGGGGTAACGGTCGATAACAACATAATTTATCTTGCTCGTAATTACAACAGCGACAAAAAACCTATGCAAGTCTTTCTAAACGGGATGCCGGTAGATTTCACCTCACTAAGTACAGTTTCTGTTGCGGAAGTTGATAACATTGAGGTGTTTAAAAATACTGGCGTTAGCGGCATTGACGCGCAGTACGGCACTGCCGGCCTTGTAGAAATAACGCTGAAAAAGAAAGAGAAAGGCACTAAAGTATCATTTGCACAATTACAGGAGTTAATACCGCCTCCAAATATACTTACCATAATGCCGCTGGGCTACGCCATTAACCGGGAGTTCTACTCTCCTAAGTATGATGTTATTAAAACAGGCAATCTTGGTGGTGACCTACGTACTACCATTTACTGGAACCCTAAGGTGGTAACGGATAAAACAACCGGCGCTACTTTTGTGGAATTCTACAATGCAGATGGCAGGGGAACTTACAAGGCAACTATAGAAGGCATGGATGCTGATGGCAACCTGGGGCGGTACGTATATAGATACACTGTTAAATAG
- a CDS encoding DUF1761 domain-containing protein, with protein sequence MNMSLVHWPAIIIAALSAFLIGGLWYSPLLFANAWQSDNNLNTEQLQASNKIRIFGFTAFFSLLMAANLAMFLADAKTDASWGATAGFLAGVWTFAAIAIHSLFELKSWRLIFINGGYSVVSLTVMGFIIGVWR encoded by the coding sequence ATGAATATGTCGCTCGTACACTGGCCAGCTATTATCATAGCTGCTTTATCAGCCTTTTTGATTGGAGGCTTATGGTATTCACCTCTCCTGTTTGCTAACGCTTGGCAATCAGACAACAATTTAAATACCGAACAACTCCAAGCCTCCAACAAGATCAGGATCTTTGGGTTTACAGCCTTTTTCTCACTCTTGATGGCCGCTAACCTGGCCATGTTTTTGGCCGATGCAAAAACCGATGCAAGCTGGGGTGCTACCGCAGGCTTCTTAGCGGGAGTATGGACCTTTGCTGCCATAGCGATACACAGCCTTTTCGAACTAAAATCATGGAGGCTGATTTTTATCAACGGCGGATACAGCGTCGTTTCACTAACTGTAATGGGATTTATAATTGGCGTTTGGCGATAG
- a CDS encoding aldo/keto reductase: MSNEITSQKTFSIGGDLTINRLGYGAMRITGKGIWGPPKDHDESIRVLKRALELGVTFIDTADSYGPNVSEELIAEALHPYPANLVIGTKGGLLRTGPDQWPVDASPAHLKEALEGSLKRLKLDQIDLYQLHRIDPEVPAEETFAFLKQAQQDGKIKHIGLSEVDVEDIKKAREFFEVVSVQNMYSVDNRKWEGVLEYCEQNNIAFIPWYPLSGGNIHSQEVLQKVADKHGVTVHQVALSWLLNHSPNILLIPGTSSVTHLEENMETANVKLDQEDIDELDAISPPVGG, translated from the coding sequence ATGAGCAACGAAATAACATCTCAAAAAACATTTAGCATAGGCGGCGATCTTACGATAAACCGGCTTGGTTATGGCGCCATGCGTATAACCGGCAAAGGAATTTGGGGACCACCGAAAGATCACGATGAATCTATACGCGTATTAAAGCGAGCCTTAGAATTAGGCGTTACTTTTATAGACACGGCTGATAGCTACGGCCCTAACGTGTCGGAAGAATTAATTGCCGAGGCATTACACCCTTACCCGGCTAATCTGGTAATTGGCACTAAAGGGGGTTTGCTTCGTACCGGGCCAGATCAATGGCCGGTAGACGCAAGTCCCGCCCACCTTAAAGAAGCTCTGGAAGGAAGCCTTAAAAGATTAAAGCTTGATCAAATCGATCTTTATCAGTTACATCGTATTGATCCCGAAGTGCCCGCCGAAGAAACTTTTGCCTTCCTTAAACAGGCGCAACAGGATGGTAAAATCAAGCACATTGGGTTGTCAGAAGTGGATGTCGAAGACATAAAAAAAGCTCGTGAGTTCTTTGAGGTGGTGTCTGTGCAAAATATGTACAGTGTAGATAACCGCAAATGGGAGGGTGTTTTAGAATACTGTGAACAAAACAATATAGCCTTTATACCATGGTACCCGCTTAGTGGAGGAAATATACACAGCCAGGAAGTGCTGCAGAAAGTAGCGGATAAACATGGTGTCACTGTTCACCAGGTAGCACTAAGCTGGCTCCTGAACCACTCGCCTAACATCTTACTAATCCCGGGTACATCAAGTGTTACACACCTGGAAGAAAACATGGAAACCGCTAACGTTAAGCTTGACCAAGAAGATATCGATGAACTCGATGCTATCTCGCCGCCGGTAGGTGGATAA
- a CDS encoding YciI family protein: protein MNQYLITAYDYTDEGAIDRRMNVRSHHLDGAAALKASGNYVLGGAILNDDGKMIGSVMVLQFESEEGLEAWKQSEPYIVQKIWETVDVKPFRVASVG, encoded by the coding sequence ATGAACCAATACTTAATTACAGCCTACGACTATACGGATGAAGGCGCTATTGACCGCCGAATGAATGTACGCTCGCATCATCTGGACGGAGCTGCTGCACTAAAAGCCAGTGGGAACTATGTGCTAGGAGGAGCAATTCTGAACGATGATGGCAAGATGATCGGCTCTGTGATGGTACTCCAGTTTGAAAGTGAAGAAGGGCTTGAAGCCTGGAAACAAAGTGAACCCTACATTGTGCAAAAGATATGGGAAACGGTGGATGTAAAGCCGTTCCGAGTTGCCAGTGTGGGATAG
- a CDS encoding galactokinase, with amino-acid sequence MEDRLREEFSTYYDKQPTQTYFCPGRVNLIGEHIDYNGGLVMPCAVTFGTYLLVAPNDDNVFRFKSLNFEDTAEVALKDTYEKTGTYWYNYPLGVITHFLKDGKTLKGLDILYYGNIPIASGLSSSASIEVATAFALNDLFDGGYTKLELVLLSKWVENVFIGLNSGIMDQFSVAFGEKNKALMLDCNTLEYEAVDSNLGEYVLAIINTNKPRKLAESKYNERVQECHTALAALKQELNIENLCDIDTDTFNKHKHLITDEMVLKRATHVIEENDRVKLAANALNANDLNEFGRLMYASHDSLRDLYEVSGKELDAVVDYSKTNPNVAGARMTGAGFGGCAIALVKSSAFEKFSADVTEYYTNTIGYAPAVYSSLIGDGVGLLQDTVHA; translated from the coding sequence ATGGAAGATCGCCTGAGAGAAGAGTTTTCTACATACTACGATAAGCAACCTACGCAAACCTATTTCTGCCCTGGAAGGGTGAACCTGATAGGCGAACATATAGACTATAATGGCGGCTTGGTTATGCCATGTGCCGTAACATTTGGAACTTACCTGCTGGTTGCACCAAACGATGATAACGTATTTCGTTTTAAAAGCCTCAATTTTGAAGATACTGCTGAGGTTGCGCTTAAAGATACTTACGAAAAGACCGGGACATACTGGTATAACTATCCATTAGGTGTTATTACGCACTTCTTAAAAGATGGTAAAACTCTGAAAGGGTTAGATATACTTTACTACGGCAACATCCCTATTGCTTCGGGCCTATCGTCGTCGGCTTCGATAGAGGTAGCTACCGCTTTTGCGCTAAATGACCTTTTTGATGGGGGATATACAAAGCTCGAACTCGTTCTTCTTTCTAAATGGGTAGAAAACGTCTTTATCGGTCTGAACAGCGGCATAATGGATCAGTTCTCGGTAGCTTTTGGTGAAAAGAACAAGGCCTTGATGTTAGATTGCAACACACTCGAATACGAGGCTGTAGACAGCAATCTTGGAGAGTACGTACTCGCTATCATAAATACCAACAAGCCACGCAAACTGGCAGAATCTAAATACAATGAACGTGTGCAGGAATGCCATACAGCTTTAGCTGCGCTGAAGCAGGAGCTAAACATAGAAAACCTCTGCGATATAGATACCGATACCTTCAACAAACATAAACACCTGATAACCGACGAAATGGTATTAAAGCGCGCCACACACGTTATCGAGGAAAACGACCGTGTTAAGTTGGCGGCTAACGCTTTAAATGCTAATGATCTTAACGAATTCGGTCGGCTGATGTATGCCTCCCATGACTCCTTGCGCGATTTGTACGAGGTAAGCGGTAAAGAGTTGGATGCAGTTGTGGACTATAGCAAAACCAACCCCAATGTTGCCGGTGCCCGGATGACTGGCGCGGGTTTCGGAGGCTGTGCCATTGCGCTGGTAAAATCGAGCGCATTTGAAAAATTTAGCGCTGATGTAACGGAGTATTACACAAACACCATCGGCTACGCTCCTGCTGTTTACAGCTCATTAATTGGCGATGGAGTAGGTTTATTGCAAGATACAGTACATGCGTAA
- a CDS encoding RNA methyltransferase — MRKLKLDELNRASVEEFKTQEKLPVVVVLDNVRSMHNIGSIFRTADGFAATAVYLCGITAQPPHREIEKTALGATQSVHWEYFEDVTAALNQLRNDGYKIVAVEQAENSTMLNEFTPAAGENYALIFGNEVNGVSDEAMQMIDTCLEIPQFGTKHSFNIVVSAGIVLWDFFSKLAE; from the coding sequence ATGCGTAAACTTAAGCTGGACGAACTCAACCGTGCATCGGTAGAGGAATTTAAAACACAGGAAAAACTGCCGGTTGTAGTTGTACTTGACAATGTGCGAAGCATGCACAACATCGGCTCCATTTTCCGCACAGCCGACGGCTTTGCCGCAACTGCTGTATACTTGTGCGGCATTACGGCACAACCGCCGCATCGCGAAATAGAGAAAACGGCTCTCGGTGCCACGCAATCAGTACACTGGGAGTATTTTGAGGATGTAACTGCCGCTCTTAATCAATTACGCAATGATGGTTACAAGATAGTCGCCGTTGAACAAGCCGAAAACAGCACAATGCTAAACGAGTTTACCCCAGCTGCCGGAGAAAACTACGCCCTTATTTTCGGCAATGAAGTTAATGGCGTAAGCGATGAAGCTATGCAGATGATAGACACCTGCCTTGAAATACCGCAATTCGGTACCAAGCATTCGTTTAACATCGTGGTATCGGCAGGTATTGTGCTTTGGGATTTCTTTTCTAAACTAGCCGAGTAG